From a single Bacillus pseudomycoides DSM 12442 genomic region:
- the rocD gene encoding ornithine aminotransferase, translated as MIQTKDIIELTDTYGAHNYHPLPIVISKAEGVWVEDPEGNRYMDLLSAYSAVNQGHRHPKIIDALIEQANRVTLTSRAFHSDQLGPWYEKVAELTNKNMVLPMNTGAEAVETAIKTARRWAYDVKKVEENRAEIIVCEDNFHGRTMGAVSMSSNEEYKRGFGPMLPGIIVIPYGDLEALKAAITPNTAAFILEPIQGEAGINIPPAGFLKEAYDVCKKENVLFVADEIQTGLGRTGKLFACDWDNVIPDMYILGKALGGGVFPISCVAANRDILGVFEPGSHGSTFGGNPLACAVSIAALDVLLDEKLTERSLQLGEKLVGQLKEIDNPMITEIRGKGLFIGIELNEPARPYCEKLKEAGLLCKETHENVIRIAPPLVISEEDLEWAFQKIKAVLS; from the coding sequence ATGATTCAAACAAAAGATATTATCGAACTAACAGACACATATGGAGCTCACAACTATCATCCGCTACCAATCGTAATTTCGAAAGCAGAAGGAGTTTGGGTAGAAGATCCTGAAGGAAACCGCTACATGGACTTACTTAGTGCATATTCTGCGGTAAACCAAGGACACCGTCATCCGAAAATTATTGACGCTTTAATTGAACAAGCAAACCGTGTTACGTTAACTTCACGTGCCTTCCATAGTGATCAATTAGGTCCTTGGTACGAAAAAGTAGCGGAATTAACAAATAAAAATATGGTACTTCCAATGAATACAGGTGCGGAAGCTGTTGAAACCGCAATCAAAACAGCACGTCGCTGGGCATATGATGTGAAAAAGGTAGAAGAAAATAGAGCTGAAATTATCGTTTGTGAAGATAACTTCCATGGTCGTACAATGGGGGCAGTTTCCATGTCATCCAATGAAGAATACAAACGTGGCTTCGGACCAATGCTTCCTGGCATCATTGTGATTCCTTACGGTGATTTAGAAGCATTAAAAGCTGCAATTACACCAAATACAGCTGCATTTATTTTAGAACCAATTCAAGGAGAAGCAGGAATTAACATTCCACCAGCTGGATTCCTAAAAGAAGCATACGATGTATGTAAAAAAGAAAACGTTTTATTTGTAGCTGACGAAATTCAAACTGGTTTAGGTCGTACTGGTAAACTATTTGCATGTGATTGGGACAACGTAATTCCTGACATGTACATACTTGGTAAAGCACTTGGCGGCGGCGTATTCCCAATTTCTTGCGTTGCAGCAAATCGCGATATTTTAGGCGTATTCGAACCAGGTTCTCACGGCTCTACATTCGGTGGTAATCCACTTGCATGTGCTGTTTCTATTGCGGCTCTTGACGTATTATTAGATGAGAAATTAACAGAGCGTTCTCTTCAATTAGGTGAAAAATTAGTAGGACAATTAAAAGAAATTGATAATCCTATGATCACAGAAATCCGTGGTAAAGGATTATTTATCGGAATCGAATTGAACGAGCCTGCTCGTCCATATTGCGAAAAATTAAAAGAAGCGGGTTTATTATGTAAAGAAACACATGAAAATGTAATTCGTATCGCACCACCTCTTGTTATTTCTGAGGAAGACCTAGAGTGGGCATTCCAAAAAATTAAAGCGGTATTATCTTAA
- a CDS encoding DUF2777 domain-containing protein, whose protein sequence is MKQRKHILYNQPRAHTIGNVEYINNEWIFFDDENDEAFLLEDIIEDGFEVLYNNNWLPARFYEQNILQIANEHHPLQNGEMIRIRKKLLLSYHEWLEELSDSAFALFAETLQSFNYSLYDCIYCHNFLSFQPKEGPCEGVNLLLFDNEEMICSLHHHYVRYSTCNKNIFQFTKTNGEQLHIEST, encoded by the coding sequence ATGAAACAACGCAAACATATTTTGTATAATCAACCGCGTGCTCATACAATTGGGAATGTGGAATATATAAACAATGAATGGATATTCTTTGATGATGAAAATGATGAAGCATTTTTGCTTGAGGATATTATTGAAGATGGATTTGAAGTTTTATATAACAACAATTGGCTACCGGCAAGATTCTACGAACAAAACATATTACAAATTGCAAATGAACATCATCCATTGCAAAATGGTGAAATGATACGAATTCGTAAAAAATTACTACTCAGTTATCATGAATGGTTAGAAGAACTATCCGATTCCGCTTTTGCGTTATTTGCAGAAACATTGCAGTCCTTCAATTATTCTTTATATGACTGTATATATTGTCATAATTTCCTATCGTTTCAGCCGAAAGAAGGGCCTTGCGAAGGTGTAAACCTGCTATTATTTGATAACGAAGAAATGATTTGCTCGTTGCACCATCATTACGTTCGGTATTCCACTTGTAATAAGAATATATTTCAATTTACAAAAACAAACGGGGAACAACTACATATAGAATCTACGTGA
- a CDS encoding HXXEE domain-containing protein gives MLERFKTWSNSTLYIWLIPILFAFHNAEEYYFFPEMKYFQPIRMEENAWQKQYFFIALCLLTSIVFLLVCIHSIFKKKVTLYILLVIQAMIFMNGLFHITGAILTERYVPGLVTAVIFIIPFSLFWFRKGIRNDWWELKHVIVSCIAGVLLLFPVIVGILLFSKMIVS, from the coding sequence ATGTTGGAACGCTTCAAAACCTGGTCAAATAGTACGTTATATATTTGGCTCATCCCTATTCTATTTGCATTTCATAATGCTGAGGAATATTATTTTTTCCCTGAAATGAAATATTTCCAACCGATTCGTATGGAAGAAAACGCGTGGCAAAAACAATATTTCTTCATTGCATTATGTTTGTTAACAAGCATTGTCTTTCTGCTTGTGTGTATTCATTCTATATTTAAAAAGAAAGTCACGCTTTATATATTGCTCGTTATACAAGCGATGATTTTTATGAATGGGTTGTTTCATATCACTGGGGCAATTTTGACAGAAAGATATGTTCCAGGATTGGTAACGGCAGTGATATTCATTATACCTTTTTCATTGTTTTGGTTTCGGAAAGGGATAAGAAATGATTGGTGGGAATTGAAACATGTGATTGTCTCCTGTATAGCAGGTGTGTTGCTTCTATTTCCGGTTATCGTTGGGATATTACTTTTCTCAAAAATGATTGTTTCATGA
- a CDS encoding YisL family protein has translation MHITAWALGLILFFVAYSMYTAGRKGKGVHMGLRLVYIIIIVTGFLLYQSIMKTATGNMHMWYGLKMLVGVWVIAAMEMILVKTSKKKPAGAFWVQFIIALVIVLYLGLRLPMGFSPFA, from the coding sequence ATGCATATTACAGCGTGGGCACTAGGGCTTATTTTATTCTTTGTGGCGTATTCTATGTATACGGCAGGAAGAAAAGGTAAAGGCGTACATATGGGGCTTCGTCTTGTGTATATCATCATCATTGTAACGGGTTTCTTACTGTATCAAAGCATTATGAAAACAGCAACAGGGAACATGCATATGTGGTATGGCCTAAAAATGTTAGTTGGTGTTTGGGTTATTGCTGCAATGGAAATGATTCTTGTGAAAACAAGTAAGAAGAAACCAGCAGGGGCGTTTTGGGTTCAATTTATTATTGCGCTTGTTATTGTACTATATCTTGGATTACGATTACCGATGGGATTTTCACCATTTGCGTAA